Proteins encoded by one window of Gemmatimonadota bacterium:
- a CDS encoding AAA family ATPase encodes MLGPLADYISTEGDQAELAEQLLGDYVHAVLIRDASAIPAIQAWHAQEQPGTLILLPVAPGPVRSGALAETALRVDPLAADWVKALVGGSEVLHGGGRGLRRANGVVFLTGPAAASGPIRRRAELQTLGRDLDTRSAALADADARRDRTAAELLALDAAATEAQQAAERLREAERQAIAAREDLARRVTNFDREITEAETQLGRLRERLTRAEQRATQVEAALAEGSAARARLDEALVTTRAQLTELEGEQEVAREARSQWQVQEAHIAARLRAANDAIQRTERVIAEAETSGRIRTEEIARLDADTLELEAQRSEWQGGRDERAQQLMALETAAGEAEGALQAAETKLAEIEADLADVRRSVESKSEEHHRLELGVADATAQRARIVERVETEWKRPFDELAEAAPVLDLDLETLETEAERIAAALEQIGPVNALAVEEHAEESKRATFLQAQRDDLVAARQALLQAIKEIDGTAKALFAETFVAIRENFLSVFQTLFGGGECDLRLSDPDDPLEAEIEIHASPRGKKTQRIHLLSSGERTLVATSLLFAIYLTKPNPFCLMDEVDAPLDDANVGRFIRLLDQFKGQTQFLVITHNPRTMQSADAVYGVTMQEPGVSTIVGVRLGEQTTTAA; translated from the coding sequence GTGCTCGGGCCGCTCGCCGATTACATCTCGACCGAGGGCGACCAGGCCGAGCTCGCCGAGCAGTTGCTGGGCGACTACGTCCACGCCGTCCTCATCCGCGATGCGTCGGCAATTCCCGCGATCCAGGCATGGCATGCCCAGGAACAGCCGGGCACCCTGATTCTCCTCCCGGTTGCGCCGGGTCCGGTGCGCAGCGGGGCGCTCGCCGAGACGGCACTGCGCGTCGATCCGCTCGCCGCCGACTGGGTGAAGGCGCTCGTCGGCGGCTCCGAAGTGCTGCATGGCGGCGGACGCGGTCTGCGTCGCGCCAACGGCGTCGTCTTCCTGACCGGCCCCGCGGCCGCGTCGGGCCCGATCCGTCGGCGTGCCGAGTTGCAGACCCTCGGCCGCGACCTCGACACGCGCAGCGCGGCGCTCGCCGATGCCGATGCGCGTCGCGATCGCACCGCCGCCGAGTTGCTGGCACTCGATGCCGCAGCGACCGAGGCGCAACAGGCCGCCGAACGACTCCGCGAGGCGGAGCGTCAGGCGATCGCCGCGCGCGAAGACCTGGCGCGCCGCGTGACCAACTTCGATCGCGAGATCACCGAGGCCGAGACACAGCTCGGTCGCCTCCGCGAGCGCCTCACCCGGGCCGAGCAGCGTGCCACCCAGGTCGAGGCCGCGCTCGCCGAGGGGAGTGCGGCACGTGCCCGCCTCGACGAGGCCCTCGTCACCACCCGGGCGCAGCTCACGGAACTCGAAGGCGAGCAGGAAGTGGCCCGCGAAGCGCGCTCGCAGTGGCAGGTGCAGGAGGCGCACATCGCCGCCCGCCTCCGTGCCGCGAATGACGCGATTCAGCGCACCGAACGCGTCATCGCCGAGGCCGAGACCTCCGGCCGGATCCGCACCGAGGAGATTGCCCGACTCGACGCCGACACGCTCGAACTCGAGGCCCAGCGCAGCGAGTGGCAGGGTGGCCGGGACGAACGGGCCCAGCAGCTGATGGCGCTGGAGACCGCGGCCGGCGAAGCGGAAGGCGCCTTGCAGGCGGCGGAGACGAAGCTCGCCGAGATCGAGGCCGACCTCGCCGATGTGCGTCGCTCGGTCGAATCGAAGAGCGAGGAGCACCATCGCCTCGAGCTCGGCGTCGCCGATGCCACGGCCCAACGCGCCCGGATCGTCGAGCGCGTCGAGACCGAGTGGAAGCGGCCGTTCGACGAACTCGCCGAGGCGGCGCCGGTGCTCGATCTCGATCTCGAGACGCTGGAGACCGAGGCGGAACGGATCGCCGCGGCACTCGAGCAGATTGGTCCGGTCAATGCCCTCGCGGTCGAGGAGCACGCCGAGGAGAGCAAGCGCGCCACCTTCCTGCAGGCGCAGCGCGACGACCTGGTCGCCGCACGGCAGGCGCTGTTGCAGGCGATCAAGGAGATCGATGGCACCGCCAAGGCGCTCTTCGCCGAGACGTTCGTCGCCATCCGGGAGAACTTCCTCTCGGTCTTCCAGACGCTCTTCGGCGGCGGCGAGTGCGACCTGCGGCTCTCCGATCCGGATGATCCGCTCGAGGCGGAGATCGAGATCCACGCCTCGCCGCGCGGCAAGAAGACTCAGCGCATCCACCTCCTCTCGTCCGGCGAACGGACGCTGGTGGCGACGTCGCTGCTCTTCGCGATCTACCTGACGAAGCCGAACCCCTTCTGCCTCATGGACGAAGTGGACGCGCCGCTTGACGACGCCAACGTCGGGCGCTTCATCCGGTTGCTCGACCAGTTCAAGGGCCAGACGCAGTTCCTGGTCATCACCCACAACCCGCGCACCATGCAGTCCGCCGATGCCGTCTACGGCGTGACGATGCAGGAGCCGGGGGTTTCCACCATCGTCGGGGTGCGTCTCGGCGAGCAGACCACCACTGCGGCCTGA